The genomic interval CCAGCATATCGGTACTTTGGAAAAAGAGGAAATAGACGAAGCTTATATTATTTATCGATATTTAAACAGCAACGATTGTGAGTATGTTGTGATAGAGGATGAATGGGTCGGTAGTACTGAAAGTGGTTGTTTGGAAAATGTTCTGAAGAGAATCCTTCCGATTTAAGTCAAGGAAATCCTTTGAATCCTTTGGAGTAATTAGTAAAAATATAAGGGAACTCAAAATAGAGGAGAAAATAACATGCTTTCAAAAGAACAAATTGCAGAAATTAAAGAACTGAAGGATATTTGTGAGAAAGAGGAAGAGTATGAATTAAAGCTTAATTTCGATATGCTAGAAAACAGAAATGGAGAAAAGAAAGAGGACTTTTTCCATTATATTGACGGAATACTAGTTGGATTTTTAGGGAGCTACTATTTTGGCAGAACAGTAGAGTTTTGTGGCATGGTTCATCCAAGTTATCGAAGAAAAGGGATTTTTACAGCTTTGTTAGAAGAAGGCTTAGAAGAGGCAAGAAAGAGAGCGGCGACGAGTGTATTATTAAATGCTCCTGCGGCATCACAGACTGCAAAAGCATTTCTAGAAAAAATACCATGCTCCTATGCCTTTTCGGAGCATCAAATGAAATGGCATAACACTGATTTAATAGAGGATGCAACGATTTCGTTAAGACCATATGATTATACTCAAGATAAAGAAGTAGAAATCCAGCTTGATGTTTTAGGGTTTGGAATGGTGGAAGAGGATGTGCGGGCATATGTGGAAACAATAAAGGAGCAAGAAGGCGATCAACGTATGATTATTGAGGCAGATGGAAAAATTGCTGGGAAAATCAGAGTTTCTGAAACGGATGGCGAAGCATGGATTTATGGCTTCGTTATATTTCCAGAGCTTCGCGGGCAAGGAATAGGGAGAAGGGCTTTATCCAAAGTCGTAAAAATGGAAAATGAAAAAGGCTTCCCCGTTTTTTTAGATGTAGAAGCAAAAAATGCTCGAGCACTCAAACTCTATGAGTCTTGTGGGTTTCAAAGCTATCAATCTCAGGACTATTACGAATATAAGTAACGCTTATGAAGAAGGTATCTAAACTTAATAGTCGGGATATCTTCTTATTTTGTCTCACTTTTAACGGACAGAAAGGCTCGAGTGTCCGTTAAGGGCCGATTGGTTCAAATGATGGAAGTTTTACTTTATGTTAAAGGAAGTGTCGTAATACAAGTATTATCATCTTTAAAAGTAGTGAAATTCGTTTTAGCTGTTTTGCCATTATAGGAGATAGTAATTTGGAAATCTGTATTACGAGGAAGCCATAAATCAATAAAACCATTTGGTTGTGATGTTAACTGTTCATCCACATAAATATTTCCCTCTTGATCTTCAATATATACAGCAAATTCCTTATTAGCCAATTCTCCACGACAGCCAGCTAGATTATGGATTGCGCAAGGATGTGTTTCTATTAAGTAAGGGGCAAATGATACGAAAAATTCATCCTTTGGCAAATGATAGATCCGTTCTTCGTTTTCAAGTGTATTTACGGTTAGTGTATCGGAGCTGATAGAGGCAGCAGCTGCTGATTTATTGCCGAAACTAAAATCCTGGACGAGTTGCTTTACATCTTCACTGTCCATTTTTTCATAGCGATTATTTTGATTGATTAATAAAATGATCGTGACAGCAAATACAATCGTAATAAATATCGGTATAATAAGTTTATTTTTTTTCATCTTAATCGCATTCTCCCTTCCTAGTTGTATCGCTTTTTTATAAAGATAACAAAATAAACCGCAAAATGATGAATGAAAAATGGAGATTTTGTGAATTTTTCAGATTAAACAGGTAAGTGGTATTTTTGCTAGTTATGTAAAAAAATGTAAAAAAAGTCCTTTCTATCTCTTGTGTATCTATCTATTTTCCTATAAAATTTATAATAGAAACAAGAAAATGGAAATAGGATACGTTCGACATTTCATTATTTAAATATAATAAAGTGATAAAGGCAAATTCATCGAAAGGTGAAGACGCAAAGCTATAGGGACTAAGATCTTGGAGATTAAGTCAGCCAGTTACCGATTTATCTTTATGAAAGAAAGGCTAATCGGTAGAAGATTAGCTTTTTTCTGTTATTAGGATAGATGTAATATGCAGATGATAGTCTCACTAATTGTAAGGTGAGGATAAAGATGGGGATATTCTATTTTTTCAGCGGTATAATATTTAGTATTTTCTTTTGTAGAATAATTGATAAGCGTAAATATAATAAATGGAAAGCAAAAATAGAACAGGAAGATATTATGTTTCGCTTAGTGGAAAGCTCGAAGGATATTGTTTACCGATATGAAGTAAAACCGCAAATGAGACATTCGTATATTAGTCCATCCGCTGATTCTATTTTAGGAGAGGGTATGGTCAAGGAGTTCTATCGAAATCCCAATGCGCCTTTAGAAATGATCCATCCAGATGATTATTATATTATGTATAAAAAACTTATTGGAAAGATAGATTATAGTGAGCCATTGATCCAACGTATGAGATGTGTAGACGGTAATTATAAGTGGTTTGAGGAATATGCTACCCCTATTTATGAACACGGGGAGTTAGTAGCTATTCATGGAATTATTCGCAATATTGACGAGAAGGTAAGGCTTCGACAAAATTTAGAGCATCAACTGATTCATGATGCACTGTCGGAAGTACATAATCGCTATTATTTTGAACAAAAAATGGAAGAATTCGATACAAAAATAGAGGAAGCAATCGCGATTATTTTATGTGATCTTGATGAGTTAAAGCAAGTAAATGATAAATATGGGCATAAAAAGGGTGACGAGCTGATTAAAGAAGCTGGTAACATACTGAACACTTTTTCCTCTCCATATATTACAGTCTCCAGAATAGGTGGGGATGAGTTTGTCCTATTAATTCAAGGTATGAATAAGGAAGAAATAGAAGCGCTATATAAAGAAATGTCCATGGAATTAAGTGGTAATGAGCACAGCGAGAAGAAAAATACTGTAAAAATGTCGATAGGCTATGCATTTACTCCAAGCTCTCTTGGAAAAATGACTGCTTTATTTACAGAAGCGGATGATAATATGTATCAAAATAAAATGAAGAAAAAGAAAAATACTGTGGCTTATGGAAATAGGATACTTGTGAAGTAACTTATTGGGTAGCTCGTATATTGGTAGGTAGAACGGCTTTCATTAATCGGATGAAGGCTATTTTCTTTGCTGGTAATAGAAAACTGCTCTTTTTAAGAGAAGTCCTACTTTTTGGAGGAAATCCCAAGCTCTCAACAAATTAATTTATTCTCGCCTCTATATTAAAAAAATACAGAAGATATTAAAAGAGTACTATTGTTAACGCTTACAAAGTTGCTGTTTTTCTCATACAATTTTAAATGTAAAGAAAAGAAAGGACAAATTCAAAGGGGGAAAAATCAATGAAAAGATGGAAATCCATATCCTTATTACTTGTAGTAATGCTAATTGCTGCTCTTATGGGAGCTTGCAGCAATAGCACAGGGGGAAGCAGCAATAAAATCAGTGTGGGAATTGTCTTACCAACTAAAGATGAGCCACGTTGGGTACAGGATGAACAGCGTTTTAAAGATGCGTTAAAAGACTCTGAATACACGACTGAAATTTTATTCAGCCAAGGTTCTTCTGCGAAGGAAAAAGAAAATGTGGAAACGTTAATTAATAAAGGAATTGAAGTACTTATTATTACTCCACAAGATGGGGCAGCAGCAGCGGCGGCAGTAGAGGCTGCTAAAAAAGAGGGGATTAAAGTTATTTCGTATGACCGTCTGATTACAGATACAGATGCAGTCGACTACTATGTCACTTTTGACAGTGTGGCAGTTGGTGCTGCACAAGGACAATATTTGATCGATCATTCAGAAGGAAAGGACGTACCTTTGTATTTATATGCAGGAGCTGCTTCAGATAACAACGCCTTTTTATTCTTTGAGGGTGCATGGAGTGTACTTCAACCAAAAATTGCGGATGGAACATTTAAAATTGCTAACTCAGGTGAGGCAGAAAAATTAAAAGATAAGCAAGAGCTTAGCCGTGATGAAATGAGTAAAATCTTAGGACAGGTGACAACAAACTGGGATCCAAACGAAGCAAAAAATAAAGCCCAAACGCATTTAACGGCGGTAGATACAGATATGAAAGGTGACGTTGCCGTTTTAGCACCTAATGATGGCACCGCCCGTGCAATTGCTGATGTTTTTGCTTCTGACGGAGATATTTCTAGTTATACGGTGACAGGGCAAGATGCAGAAAAAGCATCTATTCAATATGTGATTGATGGAAAGCAATCCATGACCGTATTTAAAGATGTTCGTACATTAGTAACGGATGCAATGGGGATTGCTGTCGATATCTTAGATGGAAAATCACCAGAAACTACAGGTTCTTATGATAATGGAGCGATTGAAGTAAGTGCGAAGCAAACAAATGTCATTGTTGTAGATAAAGAGAATGTGCAAAAAGAATTAATTGACTCAGGCTATTATGAAGCAAGTGAATTTACAGGATTAAAGTAATGTTATAGAAGGGACTTCCCAAAAAAAGCTCGACCTCTATTGGCTATATCGATTGCTTCTGGTGATAGATATACCAAGGGAGGTCGACCCTTTCATCCATTCCCTTGTCAGCTTTTAAAGGAGGAAGAAAATGAGTGAATATATTCTTGAAATGAATGGGATTACGAAAGAATTTACAGGAGTTAAGGCATTAAGCAATGTGAATTTCAAGGTGAGTAAAGGAGAGATTCATTGTTTAATAGGAGAAAATGGAGCTGGTAAATCGACTTTGATGAAAGTATTGAGTGGAGTCCATCCATATGGAACGTATGAGGGAGATATTGTTTTTGAAGACGAGATTCAGCAGTTTCATAAAATTAGTGACAGTGTGAAAGCTGGCATAGTTATTATTTATCAGGAACTTGCTTTATTTCCTGATTTATCAGTGTATGAAAATATTTTTGCTGGTAATGAAGTGAAGCAAGGTGGAGTAATCAATTGGAACCAAACGATTGTTGAATCAAAAAAATTACTAGAAAAAGTAAAACTAGATGTTGCACCAGACACACTTGTAAAGGATTTAAGTGTCGGAAAAAGGCAGCTTATTGAAATTGCCAAGGCATTGAGTAAGGATGTAAAGCTTCTTATTTTAGATGAGCCGACAGCTGCATTAAATGAAGACGACAGCGAAAATCTTCTTCTTTTACTGAAGGAACTAAAGCACCAAGGAATCACTTGTATTATGATTTCCCATAAGCTAAAGGAAGTAATTTCGATAGCAGATAAAGCAACTGTTCTTCGGGATGGGCAAACGATTTGTACCTTAGATGCTTCCAAGGGGGAAATTACAGAAAATATTATTATTAAAAACATGGTCGGTAGAGAAATAGAGGATATTTACCCAAAACGAGATAAGAAAGAAAAAGGAAATCCTGTTTTAGAGCTAAAAAATTGGAGTGCTTTTGATCCGCAATTAGGGAGAGAAGTAGTAAAGAATATTAACCTCCGTGTGAACAAAGGGGAAATTGTTGGGATTGCAGGCTTAATGGGCTCGGGACGAACGGAGCTTGCATTAAGTATTTTTGGAAATGCCAAATCGTACAAGATTCAGGGTGAGATGTTTTTGAATGGGAAACCGCAAAAGCTTCATCATACGAGCGATGCCATTCAAGCGGGAATAGCGTATGTAACAGAAGACCGTAAAGGAGATGGATTATTCTTGCTGCAAGATATTAAGAGTAATATCTCCGCTGCTAATTTGAAAGGAATTGCGCAAAAAGGAGTCATTAATGAAAACGAAGAAATTAAGGTTGCGGACTCCTATAAAAAGTCGCTTCATATAAAAGCTTCATCTCTTGAACAGCTAGCAGGCAATTTAAGTGGAGGGAATCAGCAGAAGGTCTCTCTTGGAAAGTGGCTCTTTGTTGCCCCAAAACTATTAATCTTAGATGAACCAACCCGTGGCATTGATGTTGGTGCCAAATTCGAAATTTATACAGTTATGAATAAACTGATTGAAGAAGGATTAAGCATTATCATGATTTCTTCTGAGCTAGGAGAGGTGCTCGGCATGAGTGACCGAGTGTATGTCATGGCACAAACTGAACTAAAAGGTGAATTGACTATAGAAGAAGCTAATCAAGAAAATATTATGCAGCTGGCAACACAATAGGGAGGGTGGAATGAATATGTATCAAGAAGCAAAAACACTTATACGAGCGAATATTCGTGATTATGGAATGTATATCGCTTTGTTTGTTATTATTCTTACTTTTACGATTATGACAGACGGATTATTTATTTCTTCGCGCAATATAAGTAATCTACTCGATTCAGCGGGATATATTGCTGTACTTGC from Niallia sp. FSL W8-0635 carries:
- a CDS encoding GNAT family N-acetyltransferase produces the protein MLSKEQIAEIKELKDICEKEEEYELKLNFDMLENRNGEKKEDFFHYIDGILVGFLGSYYFGRTVEFCGMVHPSYRRKGIFTALLEEGLEEARKRAATSVLLNAPAASQTAKAFLEKIPCSYAFSEHQMKWHNTDLIEDATISLRPYDYTQDKEVEIQLDVLGFGMVEEDVRAYVETIKEQEGDQRMIIEADGKIAGKIRVSETDGEAWIYGFVIFPELRGQGIGRRALSKVVKMENEKGFPVFLDVEAKNARALKLYESCGFQSYQSQDYYEYK
- a CDS encoding CueP family metal-binding protein, which codes for MKKNKLIIPIFITIVFAVTIILLINQNNRYEKMDSEDVKQLVQDFSFGNKSAAAASISSDTLTVNTLENEERIYHLPKDEFFVSFAPYLIETHPCAIHNLAGCRGELANKEFAVYIEDQEGNIYVDEQLTSQPNGFIDLWLPRNTDFQITISYNGKTAKTNFTTFKDDNTCITTLPLT
- a CDS encoding sensor domain-containing diguanylate cyclase, translating into MGIFYFFSGIIFSIFFCRIIDKRKYNKWKAKIEQEDIMFRLVESSKDIVYRYEVKPQMRHSYISPSADSILGEGMVKEFYRNPNAPLEMIHPDDYYIMYKKLIGKIDYSEPLIQRMRCVDGNYKWFEEYATPIYEHGELVAIHGIIRNIDEKVRLRQNLEHQLIHDALSEVHNRYYFEQKMEEFDTKIEEAIAIILCDLDELKQVNDKYGHKKGDELIKEAGNILNTFSSPYITVSRIGGDEFVLLIQGMNKEEIEALYKEMSMELSGNEHSEKKNTVKMSIGYAFTPSSLGKMTALFTEADDNMYQNKMKKKKNTVAYGNRILVK
- a CDS encoding sugar ABC transporter substrate-binding protein — protein: MKRWKSISLLLVVMLIAALMGACSNSTGGSSNKISVGIVLPTKDEPRWVQDEQRFKDALKDSEYTTEILFSQGSSAKEKENVETLINKGIEVLIITPQDGAAAAAAVEAAKKEGIKVISYDRLITDTDAVDYYVTFDSVAVGAAQGQYLIDHSEGKDVPLYLYAGAASDNNAFLFFEGAWSVLQPKIADGTFKIANSGEAEKLKDKQELSRDEMSKILGQVTTNWDPNEAKNKAQTHLTAVDTDMKGDVAVLAPNDGTARAIADVFASDGDISSYTVTGQDAEKASIQYVIDGKQSMTVFKDVRTLVTDAMGIAVDILDGKSPETTGSYDNGAIEVSAKQTNVIVVDKENVQKELIDSGYYEASEFTGLK
- a CDS encoding sugar ABC transporter ATP-binding protein, coding for MSEYILEMNGITKEFTGVKALSNVNFKVSKGEIHCLIGENGAGKSTLMKVLSGVHPYGTYEGDIVFEDEIQQFHKISDSVKAGIVIIYQELALFPDLSVYENIFAGNEVKQGGVINWNQTIVESKKLLEKVKLDVAPDTLVKDLSVGKRQLIEIAKALSKDVKLLILDEPTAALNEDDSENLLLLLKELKHQGITCIMISHKLKEVISIADKATVLRDGQTICTLDASKGEITENIIIKNMVGREIEDIYPKRDKKEKGNPVLELKNWSAFDPQLGREVVKNINLRVNKGEIVGIAGLMGSGRTELALSIFGNAKSYKIQGEMFLNGKPQKLHHTSDAIQAGIAYVTEDRKGDGLFLLQDIKSNISAANLKGIAQKGVINENEEIKVADSYKKSLHIKASSLEQLAGNLSGGNQQKVSLGKWLFVAPKLLILDEPTRGIDVGAKFEIYTVMNKLIEEGLSIIMISSELGEVLGMSDRVYVMAQTELKGELTIEEANQENIMQLATQ